A window of Tautonia plasticadhaerens contains these coding sequences:
- the cls gene encoding cardiolipin synthase yields the protein MPGPLLTSALIAAIHLLIQLSLCVRVLLRPHREPASRIAWILVILAAPVVGIVAYLLLGEVNVGRRRVGRMREVLAAMPRISDAPGSGEAGLRPDVPEHWEHLFRLGETINGFGPIGGSRGRMMADSDSAIDAIVSDIDAARDHVHLLFYIWLADTNGLKVVEAMKRAAARGVACRAMADGLGSRAMIGSGHWQAMRESGVRLAAALPIGNPLLGPIKGRVDLRNHRKVVVIDDRITYCGSQNCADPAFLVKAKYAPWVDAVIRFEGPIARQNQFLFASDWTSGTGEGLDDLLLRPMPTPEPGLTAQVVGTGPTVRPSAMPELFETLMYSARRELVITTPYYVPDEAMQAALCAAARRGVPTTIIFPARNDSWIVGAASRSYYADLLAAGVRIFEYEGGLLHTKSLTIDGEVTLIGSANMDRRSFELNFENNILFYDPGLTAEVRARQQAYLSSSRPVSAEQVTRWPRRRRLWNNTVAMLGPVL from the coding sequence ATGCCCGGGCCGCTTCTCACTTCGGCGCTCATCGCCGCGATCCACCTCCTGATCCAACTTTCGCTTTGCGTCCGGGTGCTGCTGAGGCCGCACCGCGAGCCGGCCTCCCGGATCGCCTGGATCCTGGTCATCCTGGCGGCGCCGGTGGTCGGGATCGTGGCCTACCTGCTGCTGGGGGAGGTGAACGTCGGCCGGCGTCGGGTGGGGCGGATGCGGGAGGTGCTCGCGGCGATGCCCCGGATCTCGGACGCCCCCGGGTCGGGCGAGGCGGGCCTGAGGCCGGACGTTCCGGAGCACTGGGAACACCTCTTCCGGCTCGGCGAGACGATCAACGGCTTCGGGCCGATCGGCGGCAGCCGGGGGCGGATGATGGCCGACTCGGACTCGGCGATCGACGCCATCGTCTCGGACATCGACGCCGCCCGGGACCACGTCCACCTGCTCTTCTACATCTGGCTGGCGGACACCAACGGCCTGAAGGTCGTCGAGGCGATGAAGCGGGCCGCCGCCCGGGGGGTGGCCTGCCGGGCGATGGCCGACGGGCTGGGCTCCCGGGCCATGATCGGCTCGGGGCACTGGCAGGCCATGCGGGAGTCGGGCGTCCGGCTGGCGGCGGCCTTGCCGATCGGCAACCCGCTGCTGGGGCCGATCAAAGGGAGGGTCGACCTGAGGAACCACCGGAAGGTGGTGGTGATCGACGACCGGATCACCTACTGCGGCAGCCAGAACTGCGCCGACCCGGCCTTCCTGGTGAAGGCGAAGTACGCCCCCTGGGTCGACGCGGTGATCCGGTTCGAGGGGCCGATCGCCCGTCAGAACCAGTTCCTCTTCGCCTCGGACTGGACCTCGGGGACGGGGGAAGGCCTCGACGACCTGCTGCTGCGGCCGATGCCGACCCCCGAGCCCGGCCTGACGGCCCAGGTGGTGGGCACCGGGCCGACGGTCCGCCCCTCGGCCATGCCCGAGCTGTTCGAGACGCTGATGTACTCCGCCCGCCGGGAGCTGGTCATCACCACCCCCTACTACGTGCCCGACGAGGCGATGCAGGCCGCCCTGTGCGCCGCCGCGAGGCGGGGGGTGCCCACCACCATCATCTTCCCGGCCCGGAACGACTCCTGGATCGTCGGGGCCGCCAGCCGCAGCTACTACGCCGACCTGCTGGCCGCCGGCGTCCGGATCTTCGAATACGAGGGGGGCCTGCTGCACACCAAGTCGCTGACGATCGACGGCGAGGTCACGCTGATCGGCTCGGCCAACATGGACCGCCGCAGCTTCGAGCTGAACTTCGAGAACAACATCCTCTTCTACGACCCCGGGCTGACGGCCGAGGTCCGGGCCCGCCAGCAAGCATACCTCTCCTCCTCCCGCCCCGTCTCGGCCGAGCAGGTGACGCGCTGGCCCAGGCGCCGACGCCTCTGGAACAACACCGTCGCCATGCTCGGCCCGGTCCTCTGA
- a CDS encoding B12-binding domain-containing radical SAM protein → MPMRTPRIPDALRIAPRLDEAVRPGPPRRRSALLINPFYPKDPHASFGKHVLTPSLALTSIAGATPADWEVSYWDENLLQGPPPWDPFPQVVGITVHLTFADRAYELARWYRARGAVVVMGGLHALSCPEEVTPHADSIVIGEGVQVWPQVLRDVESGSLRSVYRGSDRRPYREDPPPRRDLLPRRSFLTTTSLIASRGCHNRCGFCYLATDGLEMPYQVRDVEQVVEEFRGDGQPYAVFTDNNLGSRPRYLRALCQALRPLEAIWSAAVSIDVTDDPSLVREMALAGCTGVFIGFESLSGRNLAEARKKTPSPTDYARRVRMLHEHGIQVNGSFVLGFDHDRRDVFDRTVGWIEDARLECATFHILTPYPGTPLFRQMEAEGRLLHRDWSRYDTAHVVFLPRHMAPEELFEGYASCYRRLFSHGSIWRRRPEDWRAVPPYLAMAYLYKRSNWLWHRLIQSRMTGPVWRPLVEWTRRRHLRFRRRLGACPTFPDGEMAGSVVPAGV, encoded by the coding sequence ATGCCGATGCGAACGCCCCGGATCCCCGACGCCCTCCGGATCGCTCCCCGGCTCGACGAGGCCGTCCGGCCGGGGCCTCCCCGGCGCAGATCGGCCCTGCTGATCAACCCGTTCTACCCCAAGGACCCGCACGCCAGCTTCGGCAAGCACGTCCTGACCCCCTCGCTCGCCCTGACCAGCATCGCCGGGGCGACCCCGGCGGACTGGGAGGTGTCCTACTGGGACGAGAACCTGCTCCAGGGACCGCCCCCCTGGGACCCGTTCCCCCAGGTGGTCGGGATCACCGTCCACCTGACCTTCGCCGACCGCGCCTATGAACTCGCTCGGTGGTATCGGGCCCGAGGGGCCGTGGTCGTCATGGGAGGGTTGCACGCCCTGTCCTGCCCGGAGGAGGTTACCCCCCATGCCGATTCGATCGTGATCGGCGAGGGCGTCCAGGTCTGGCCCCAGGTCCTCCGGGACGTCGAGTCGGGCTCGCTCCGATCGGTCTACCGGGGCAGCGATCGACGCCCCTACCGCGAGGACCCTCCCCCCCGACGCGACCTGCTCCCCCGCCGATCCTTCCTGACCACCACCAGCCTGATCGCCTCGAGGGGCTGCCACAACCGCTGCGGGTTCTGCTACCTGGCGACCGACGGCCTGGAGATGCCCTATCAGGTCCGGGATGTCGAGCAGGTCGTCGAGGAGTTCCGGGGGGACGGCCAGCCGTACGCGGTGTTCACCGACAACAACCTCGGCTCCCGGCCCCGGTACCTGAGGGCCCTCTGCCAGGCCCTCCGCCCCCTGGAGGCGATCTGGAGCGCCGCCGTCTCGATCGACGTGACCGACGACCCGTCGCTGGTCCGGGAGATGGCGCTGGCCGGCTGCACCGGGGTCTTCATCGGCTTCGAGTCCCTCTCCGGGCGGAACCTCGCCGAGGCGAGGAAGAAGACGCCGAGCCCGACAGACTACGCCAGGAGGGTCCGGATGCTGCACGAGCACGGCATCCAGGTCAACGGCAGCTTCGTGCTGGGCTTCGACCACGACCGCCGGGACGTCTTCGATCGGACCGTCGGCTGGATCGAGGACGCCCGGCTGGAGTGCGCCACCTTCCACATTCTGACCCCCTATCCGGGCACGCCCCTGTTCCGCCAGATGGAGGCCGAGGGTCGGCTCCTGCACCGGGACTGGTCGAGGTACGACACGGCCCACGTCGTCTTCCTCCCCCGGCACATGGCCCCCGAGGAGCTGTTCGAGGGGTATGCGTCGTGCTACCGCCGCCTCTTCTCGCACGGCTCGATCTGGCGACGACGGCCGGAGGACTGGCGGGCCGTGCCGCCCTACCTGGCGATGGCCTACCTGTACAAGCGGTCGAATTGGCTCTGGCACCGGCTCATCCAGTCCCGGATGACCGGGCCGGTCTGGCGGCCCCTGGTGGAGTGGACGAGGCGACGCCACCTCCGATTTCGGCGCCGGCTCGGGGCCTGCCCCACCTTCCCCGACGGCGAGATGGCCGGCTCGGTCGTCCCCGCCGGGGTCTGA
- a CDS encoding SLC13 family permease encodes MPPPRWLPLIVLTGVVLLWAGGGVAMAGPEGVAPGGAGDAGGLGFGAWFTLGLTAAVLLTLVRDWASPDVVFLGAAVLLALVGVLEPAEAFAGFANPGVLTVAGMFVVAAALRETGVLDVVGDRLLGRVGTARGARARLAGLVIPSSAVVNNTPIVAMLMPVVVDWCRRMRVSPSTLLMHLSFLSILGGCCTLIGTSTNLVVHGLLLKQGASGLGFLELGYAGIPCALVGAAYLLWVAPRLMPERKDVRQQLSESRREYLSELRVAPECKLVGKTVEEAGLRHLPGLFLIEIDRDGEAIGPVEPDVEIHAGDRLVFTGDVSTITELEKIPGLMPAAQPDYEISGGSGVDRPGHRLCEAVVSSASPLVNTSVREAGFRGMYDAAVVAVHRNGDRLTGKVGDIVLRPGDTLLLQVGPDFSRGFRDHRDFYLVSEVEGSTTPRHRLAGIAAAITGLLVLAIASGLVEPAVAALLAGGLMVASRCLNRNDALRSVEWPVLLAIASSLALAEAMSKTGAAAAGAELLVSLTRSLGPVATLAALYFGTMILNELVTNNAAAALAFPLALESARVLGVEPRPFVIAITLAASFAFASPIGYQTHMMVYGPGGYRYGDFVRVGVPLNLLLWVSATILVPLIWSF; translated from the coding sequence ATGCCGCCTCCTCGATGGTTGCCGCTGATCGTCCTGACGGGGGTCGTCTTGCTCTGGGCCGGGGGCGGGGTCGCGATGGCCGGGCCCGAGGGGGTGGCGCCGGGGGGTGCCGGTGACGCCGGTGGGCTGGGCTTCGGGGCCTGGTTCACCCTGGGGCTGACGGCGGCGGTGCTGCTGACGCTGGTGCGGGACTGGGCGTCGCCGGACGTGGTGTTCCTGGGGGCGGCGGTGCTGCTGGCGCTGGTGGGCGTGCTGGAGCCGGCCGAGGCGTTCGCCGGGTTCGCCAACCCCGGGGTGCTGACCGTGGCCGGGATGTTCGTGGTGGCCGCGGCCTTGCGGGAGACGGGAGTGCTGGACGTGGTCGGCGACCGGCTGCTGGGCCGGGTGGGCACGGCCCGGGGGGCGAGGGCGAGGCTGGCGGGGCTGGTGATCCCCAGCTCGGCGGTGGTGAACAACACGCCGATCGTGGCGATGCTGATGCCGGTGGTGGTCGACTGGTGCCGCCGGATGCGCGTCTCCCCCTCGACGCTGCTGATGCACCTGTCGTTCCTGTCGATCCTGGGGGGCTGCTGCACGCTGATCGGCACCAGCACGAACCTCGTCGTGCACGGGCTGCTGCTGAAGCAGGGGGCGTCGGGGCTGGGGTTCCTGGAGCTGGGCTACGCGGGGATCCCCTGCGCCCTGGTCGGCGCCGCGTACCTGCTCTGGGTCGCCCCCCGGCTGATGCCCGAGCGCAAGGACGTCCGCCAGCAGCTCAGCGAGTCAAGGCGGGAGTACCTCTCGGAGTTGCGGGTGGCCCCCGAGTGCAAGCTCGTGGGCAAGACGGTCGAGGAGGCGGGGCTGAGGCACCTGCCGGGCCTCTTCCTGATCGAGATCGACCGCGACGGCGAGGCGATCGGCCCGGTCGAGCCGGACGTGGAGATCCACGCCGGGGACCGCCTGGTGTTCACCGGGGACGTCTCCACGATCACCGAGCTGGAGAAGATCCCCGGCCTGATGCCCGCCGCGCAGCCCGACTACGAGATCTCCGGGGGCTCGGGGGTCGACCGCCCCGGGCACCGGCTCTGCGAGGCGGTGGTCAGCTCGGCCTCCCCGCTGGTGAACACCAGCGTCCGGGAGGCGGGGTTCCGGGGCATGTACGACGCCGCCGTGGTGGCCGTGCACCGCAACGGCGACCGCCTGACCGGCAAGGTGGGGGACATCGTCCTCCGCCCGGGGGACACCCTGCTGTTGCAGGTCGGCCCCGACTTCAGCCGGGGCTTCCGGGACCACCGGGACTTCTACCTCGTCTCCGAGGTCGAGGGCTCGACCACCCCCCGGCACCGCCTCGCCGGGATCGCGGCGGCGATCACGGGCCTGCTCGTCCTGGCGATCGCCTCGGGCTTGGTCGAGCCGGCGGTGGCGGCCCTGCTGGCCGGGGGCCTGATGGTCGCCTCCCGGTGCCTGAACCGCAACGACGCCCTGCGGTCGGTCGAGTGGCCGGTCCTGCTGGCGATCGCCTCGTCGCTCGCCCTGGCCGAGGCGATGTCCAAGACCGGCGCCGCCGCCGCCGGGGCCGAGCTGCTCGTCTCGCTGACCCGCTCCCTCGGCCCGGTCGCCACCCTGGCGGCCCTCTACTTCGGCACGATGATCCTCAACGAGCTGGTCACCAACAACGCCGCCGCGGCCCTGGCCTTCCCGCTGGCGCTGGAGTCGGCCCGGGTGCTGGGGGTGGAGCCCCGGCCGTTCGTCATCGCCATCACCCTGGCCGCCTCGTTCGCCTTCGCCTCGCCGATCGGCTACCAGACCCACATGATGGTCTACGGCCCCGGCGGGTATCGCTACGGCGACTTCGTCCGCGTCGGCGTGCCGCTGAACCTGCTGCTCTGGGTCTCGGCGACGATCCTCGTGCCCCTGATCTGGTCGTTCTAG
- a CDS encoding tetratricopeptide repeat protein, translating into MTVRRIPRHALLAVTLAWIGLGSAPDAAGQEPLLDGLGPYSRPVTTSSEAAQRYFDQGLNLLFAFNHEEAARSFRQAAELDPSCVMAWWGLAYAQGPHINLPVVSEEQARVALDAIEHARSAAGEATGLERALVEALALRHVPEPPEDRSGLDRAYADAMREIRAGHPDDPDVGCFYAESLMNLRPWALYTQEGLPEPGTEEIVALIEAILGSSPDHPLANHLYIHAVEPSARPDRAEAAADRLRDLQPGLSHNVHMPSHIDVRLGHWEQAEESNRKAIEADRRFLAIRPDPGFYGLYIAHNYHMLAYAAMMRGRSGAAIDAIDEMMALIPERWARENAAIADGYLAMPLEVRMRFGLWEEILDAPEPDPAFPLARALRRYARAVSLAAQGRVEEAKAEQGAFLEARALVPESARFGNNAASDLLDVAEHLMRGEILYREGREDDAFDALREAVRLQDLLRYSEPPDWIQPVRHALAAALNQSGRFDEAERVCREDLEQLPENGWALFGLMQALERQGKDEEAKQVRARWEEIWKDADVTLSSCCFCQPGV; encoded by the coding sequence ATGACCGTGAGACGAATCCCGAGGCATGCCCTGCTCGCCGTGACGCTGGCCTGGATCGGGCTCGGGTCGGCGCCCGACGCCGCGGGGCAGGAGCCCCTGCTTGACGGGCTCGGCCCCTACTCCCGCCCGGTGACGACTTCCTCCGAGGCCGCCCAGCGCTATTTCGACCAGGGGCTCAACCTCCTCTTCGCCTTCAACCACGAGGAGGCCGCCCGCTCCTTCCGCCAGGCCGCCGAGCTGGACCCCTCCTGCGTGATGGCGTGGTGGGGCCTGGCCTACGCCCAGGGGCCGCACATCAACCTGCCGGTCGTCTCTGAGGAGCAGGCCCGGGTGGCGCTCGACGCCATCGAGCACGCCCGATCGGCCGCCGGGGAGGCGACCGGCCTGGAGCGCGCCCTCGTCGAGGCCCTCGCCCTCCGCCACGTCCCCGAGCCCCCCGAGGACCGCTCCGGGCTCGATCGCGCGTACGCCGACGCCATGCGGGAGATCCGGGCCGGGCACCCCGACGACCCCGACGTCGGGTGTTTCTATGCCGAGTCGCTCATGAACCTCCGCCCCTGGGCCCTCTACACCCAGGAGGGCCTCCCCGAGCCGGGCACCGAGGAGATCGTCGCCCTGATCGAGGCGATCCTGGGGTCGTCCCCGGACCACCCGCTGGCCAACCACCTCTACATCCACGCCGTCGAGCCCTCGGCCCGCCCCGACCGCGCCGAGGCCGCGGCCGACCGCCTGCGGGATCTCCAGCCCGGCCTCTCGCACAACGTGCACATGCCCTCGCACATCGACGTGAGGCTCGGCCACTGGGAGCAGGCCGAGGAGTCCAACCGGAAGGCCATCGAGGCCGACCGCCGCTTCCTGGCGATCCGGCCCGATCCCGGCTTCTACGGCCTCTACATCGCGCATAATTATCACATGCTCGCCTATGCGGCCATGATGCGGGGCAGGAGCGGGGCGGCCATCGACGCGATCGACGAGATGATGGCGCTGATCCCTGAGCGGTGGGCCCGGGAGAACGCCGCCATCGCCGACGGCTACCTCGCCATGCCGCTGGAGGTCCGGATGCGCTTCGGCCTCTGGGAGGAGATCCTCGACGCCCCCGAGCCCGACCCCGCCTTCCCGCTCGCCCGGGCCCTCCGCCGCTACGCCCGGGCCGTCTCCCTGGCCGCCCAGGGCCGCGTGGAGGAGGCCAAGGCCGAGCAGGGGGCGTTCCTGGAGGCTCGGGCGCTCGTCCCCGAGTCGGCCCGGTTCGGCAACAACGCCGCCTCCGACCTGCTCGACGTGGCCGAGCACCTCATGCGGGGGGAGATCCTCTATCGCGAGGGCCGCGAGGACGACGCCTTCGACGCCCTCCGGGAGGCCGTCCGCCTCCAGGACCTGCTCCGCTACTCCGAGCCCCCCGACTGGATCCAGCCGGTCCGCCACGCCCTGGCCGCCGCCCTGAACCAGTCCGGCCGCTTCGACGAGGCCGAGCGGGTCTGCCGGGAGGATCTCGAACAGCTCCCCGAGAACGGCTGGGCCCTCTTCGGCCTGATGCAGGCCCTGGAACGCCAGGGCAAGGACGAGGAGGCGAAGCAAGTCCGGGCCCGCTGGGAGGAGATCTGGAAGGACGCCGACGTCACCCTCTCCTCCTGCTGCTTCTGCCAGCCGGGGGTCTGA
- a CDS encoding tetratricopeptide repeat protein: MAPGTIRLRRLGRGLFVPVDADLVPALLEDEVEGLTRGRGLVFLPGGTALRFDPDRPLPTSRLLGVDRADGLPGWESPPEGPTRADRLVEVSLDLPGDDAEARLGAGGDDIATEETRPEDTGAPRRALGGAAMGAGRGMMWLGRTLGMSGLSGMGARWIGSAMELAPRLGEALLGKQEGALRDLLREFREGDVERALRRALPLGKGNERGASAAGSADLPERDPSYSLPDILGPPGVGRGGGAGYWFGGFDVQQELIREYHRAAQAAARRGDYRRAAFIYARLLEDYRLAAGVLLQGGLARDAALIYLEKLDDRPAAARAFEAAGEFDRALALYRGLDDFERAGDLLARLGEPEEALEAYLRAADRIVDLEGDHLKAGELLRSRASRPDLASRFFADGWAARPGPNAVSCAVELARSWADSGEAAPLRSLVAEADELLGPPGHEADASRFYNELARLADLPGLAPCRVELRDRALIGLAGKLRQRAGPGASAPPGLASSLFGPAREWSADLIRDAEYALRASARPRAVGEPRPASPPPRATTSRLVDGPVTAVAFARGAGLAFLGTRSGDVYRLDPARGEAERLGRYAMPVCSLAVDEAGGALSVLWHDPESGRTVLASYARRPDGSYRMTEGRAVTARSAGDRPFLAPPAPGMAGEVALWDGRSYVLLRGASLTPWGEIPRGADEDGGPPPASVLLPMGPAPSATLLELGPPRSWAWLAPDLGPVDRLAVPWSPRPPIEAAGASPSLSWIREDPGRLILAGLGDGGVLHQTTLSLRRDPIAVEGNASWSSPEAIFRAACLVRPGLLAGVGADAVHWLRAEPGRLARRSTTGIALGSTLAAVPSPKTGELVLIGADGRAERLPLPYP, translated from the coding sequence TTGGCGCCGGGGACGATCCGCCTCCGGAGGCTCGGGCGGGGCCTGTTCGTGCCGGTCGATGCCGACCTCGTCCCCGCGCTGCTGGAAGACGAGGTCGAGGGGCTGACCCGGGGCCGGGGCCTGGTCTTCCTGCCGGGCGGGACGGCCCTGAGGTTCGACCCGGACCGGCCGCTGCCGACGTCCCGGCTGCTGGGGGTCGACCGCGCCGACGGCCTCCCCGGCTGGGAGTCCCCCCCGGAAGGGCCGACCCGGGCCGATCGGCTCGTCGAGGTCTCCCTGGATCTGCCGGGGGACGACGCCGAGGCCCGCCTCGGGGCCGGCGGCGACGACATCGCCACCGAGGAGACCCGGCCCGAGGACACCGGCGCCCCCCGCCGGGCCCTCGGCGGCGCGGCGATGGGGGCGGGGCGGGGGATGATGTGGCTCGGCCGGACGCTGGGGATGTCCGGCCTCTCGGGGATGGGGGCGCGCTGGATCGGCTCGGCGATGGAGCTGGCCCCCCGGCTCGGCGAGGCCCTGCTCGGCAAGCAGGAGGGGGCGCTGCGCGACCTGCTCCGCGAGTTCCGGGAGGGGGACGTCGAGCGGGCCCTCCGACGGGCCCTGCCCCTGGGCAAGGGGAACGAGCGGGGGGCCTCGGCCGCCGGGTCGGCCGACCTGCCCGAGCGCGACCCCAGCTACTCCTTGCCCGACATCCTCGGCCCGCCCGGCGTCGGCCGGGGCGGCGGCGCCGGCTACTGGTTCGGCGGCTTCGACGTGCAGCAGGAGCTGATCCGGGAGTACCACCGGGCCGCCCAGGCCGCCGCCCGACGCGGCGACTACCGCCGGGCCGCCTTCATCTACGCCCGGCTGCTGGAGGACTATCGCCTCGCCGCCGGCGTGCTGCTCCAGGGCGGGCTGGCCCGGGACGCCGCGTTGATCTACCTGGAGAAGCTGGACGACCGCCCCGCCGCCGCCCGGGCCTTCGAGGCCGCCGGGGAGTTCGACCGCGCCCTGGCCCTCTACCGGGGGCTCGACGACTTCGAGCGCGCCGGGGACCTGCTCGCCCGGCTCGGCGAGCCCGAGGAGGCGCTGGAGGCCTACCTCCGGGCCGCCGACCGGATCGTCGACCTCGAGGGGGACCACCTCAAGGCCGGGGAACTGCTCCGCTCCCGGGCCTCCCGCCCCGACCTGGCCTCCCGGTTCTTCGCCGACGGCTGGGCGGCCCGCCCCGGTCCCAACGCCGTCTCCTGCGCCGTCGAGCTGGCCCGGTCGTGGGCCGACTCGGGGGAGGCCGCCCCGCTCCGCTCGCTCGTCGCCGAGGCCGACGAGCTGCTCGGCCCCCCGGGGCACGAGGCCGACGCCTCCCGGTTCTACAACGAGCTGGCCCGCCTGGCCGACCTGCCGGGCCTGGCCCCCTGCCGGGTCGAATTGCGGGACCGGGCCCTGATCGGCCTGGCCGGGAAGCTCCGGCAGCGGGCCGGGCCGGGGGCGTCGGCCCCGCCGGGGCTGGCCTCCTCCCTGTTCGGCCCGGCCCGGGAGTGGTCGGCGGACCTGATCCGGGACGCCGAGTACGCCCTGCGGGCCTCCGCCCGGCCCCGGGCCGTCGGGGAGCCCCGCCCGGCCTCCCCCCCGCCGCGGGCGACCACCTCCCGGCTCGTCGACGGGCCGGTCACGGCCGTCGCCTTCGCCCGGGGGGCTGGCCTGGCGTTCCTCGGCACCCGGTCCGGGGACGTGTACCGGCTCGACCCGGCCCGGGGCGAGGCCGAGCGCCTGGGCCGCTACGCGATGCCGGTCTGCTCCCTGGCGGTCGACGAGGCCGGGGGTGCGCTCTCGGTGCTCTGGCACGACCCCGAGTCCGGCCGGACGGTCCTCGCCTCCTACGCCCGACGGCCGGACGGCTCCTACCGGATGACCGAGGGCCGCGCCGTCACCGCCCGGTCGGCCGGGGATCGCCCCTTCCTCGCCCCCCCCGCGCCGGGGATGGCCGGGGAGGTTGCCCTCTGGGACGGCCGCAGCTACGTCCTGCTCCGGGGGGCCTCGCTCACGCCCTGGGGGGAGATCCCCCGGGGGGCCGACGAGGACGGCGGGCCGCCCCCCGCCTCGGTCCTCCTGCCGATGGGCCCGGCGCCCTCGGCGACCCTGCTGGAGCTGGGCCCCCCCCGCTCCTGGGCCTGGCTCGCCCCGGACCTCGGCCCGGTCGACCGCCTGGCGGTCCCCTGGTCCCCCCGGCCGCCGATCGAGGCGGCCGGGGCCTCGCCGTCGCTCTCCTGGATCCGGGAGGACCCCGGGAGGCTGATCCTGGCCGGCCTCGGCGACGGCGGCGTGCTGCACCAGACGACCCTCTCGCTCCGCCGGGACCCGATCGCCGTCGAGGGCAACGCCTCCTGGTCCTCCCCCGAGGCGATCTTCCGGGCCGCCTGCCTCGTCCGCCCCGGGCTGCTGGCCGGCGTCGGGGCCGACGCCGTCCACTGGCTCCGGGCCGAGCCCGGCCGCCTCGCCCGGCGCTCGACGACTGGCATCGCCCTCGGCAGCACCCTGGCCGCCGTCCCCAGCCCGAAGACGGGTGAACTCGTGCTCATCGGGGCCGACGGCCGGGCCGAGCGCCTCCCGCTGCCGTATCCCTGA